The Shewanella japonica genome has a window encoding:
- a CDS encoding AsmA family protein, with the protein MKALKWLLGIVAGVILILAVYLTVFFDLNSFKPQIVEAVENQTGRTFVIKDDLSWSVFPSIGIKLGGISLSNPENFSTNNFVEVNEAVANVELMPLLSQEVEIAMLSLDGLTVNMITQKDGTTSIDGLSGDSSAAVAEDKTTDSAAKTSVELQSLQIGGVSITNTTINLIDETTDTTQVFKLNSLTLGEFSLGNDADFAYDFLAQLPDMTVNSNGEGKLNVSKDLAKLVINGFTINTDVSGKGIPNNQLSTQLVTDIAVALDSQNVEVIISKLSAMEIDATGKLSVNYGAKIPKINMQMDFGDIDVDKLMPASDEQTPAETEKVASTAPATEPDLSALKTIDVTMGVTIKSIKVANLLTQNWKMNATVKDGIANLSEFSANLYEGSIQATAKLDARQKVASYHFEESLTGVQFRPLLKDAADVDLISGAANFKVKGSGKSLIPDNIKKNLLAKGDFEIADGSLYGVNIPQMIRSAQDKLKGDLSAKNTEELKTDFTSLTGSFDLNSAVLTNPDLAMSSPLIRLSGNGNANIDSQTVDYKLTTSLVGSLAGQGGEKDALAGVDIPLTITGSMQDPKFGIDTSALFDAKIKGETDKLKDSLFKKLGGF; encoded by the coding sequence AAATGGCTGTTAGGTATCGTGGCTGGGGTAATATTAATACTTGCAGTGTACTTAACGGTATTTTTTGATTTGAATAGTTTTAAACCGCAAATTGTTGAGGCGGTTGAAAATCAAACTGGACGTACATTTGTCATTAAGGATGATTTGAGCTGGAGTGTATTCCCATCGATTGGCATAAAATTGGGCGGGATATCATTATCTAATCCAGAAAATTTTTCTACTAACAACTTTGTTGAAGTGAATGAAGCTGTTGCCAACGTAGAATTAATGCCGCTATTAAGCCAAGAAGTTGAAATCGCGATGCTTTCATTAGATGGCTTAACGGTCAATATGATAACGCAAAAGGACGGTACCACGAGTATCGATGGTTTGAGTGGTGACAGTTCGGCAGCTGTGGCAGAAGACAAAACGACTGATTCAGCAGCTAAAACAAGTGTTGAACTACAAAGTTTACAAATTGGCGGAGTATCAATCACTAATACCACTATTAATCTGATTGATGAAACGACAGATACGACTCAAGTCTTCAAGCTTAATAGCTTAACATTGGGTGAGTTTTCACTGGGTAATGACGCTGACTTTGCATATGACTTTTTAGCGCAGCTTCCTGATATGACGGTTAACAGTAACGGGGAAGGCAAGCTAAACGTCAGTAAAGACTTGGCTAAATTAGTCATTAACGGCTTCACGATTAATACTGATGTCAGCGGTAAGGGCATTCCTAATAATCAATTATCCACGCAATTAGTGACAGATATAGCCGTTGCACTTGATTCACAAAACGTAGAAGTCATTATTAGCAAATTATCTGCAATGGAAATTGATGCTACAGGTAAGCTAAGTGTCAACTATGGTGCAAAAATCCCGAAAATAAACATGCAAATGGACTTTGGTGACATCGATGTGGATAAGTTAATGCCCGCTTCTGATGAACAAACTCCAGCAGAAACAGAAAAGGTGGCGAGCACGGCACCTGCAACAGAGCCTGACTTATCCGCATTGAAAACCATTGATGTGACTATGGGCGTCACTATTAAGTCAATTAAAGTTGCTAATTTACTAACTCAAAATTGGAAAATGAATGCCACAGTTAAAGATGGTATCGCCAATTTGAGTGAATTTTCTGCAAACCTATATGAAGGTAGTATTCAAGCAACGGCAAAACTTGATGCACGCCAAAAAGTCGCAAGTTATCACTTTGAAGAATCATTGACTGGCGTACAATTCAGGCCGCTACTAAAAGACGCTGCTGATGTGGATTTAATTTCAGGTGCAGCAAACTTCAAAGTTAAAGGCTCTGGTAAAAGTTTAATCCCTGACAATATAAAGAAAAACCTATTAGCGAAAGGGGATTTTGAAATCGCTGATGGTTCACTTTATGGGGTTAATATTCCGCAAATGATCCGCAGTGCGCAAGATAAACTCAAAGGTGATCTTTCTGCGAAAAATACTGAAGAGTTAAAAACAGATTTTACAAGTCTGACAGGCAGCTTTGACTTAAATAGTGCAGTACTGACCAACCCTGATTTAGCGATGTCATCACCACTTATACGTTTAAGCGGTAATGGTAATGCCAATATAGACTCACAAACAGTAGATTATAAATTAACTACGTCTTTAGTGGGTTCTTTAGCAGGACAGGGTGGTGAGAAAGATGCATTAGCGGGCGTTGATATTCCGTTAACGATTACAGGTAGCATGCAAGACCCTAAATTTGGTATCGACACGAGTGCGTTATTTGATGCCAAAATAAAAGGTGAAACCGATAAGCTTAAAGATAGCTTGTTCAAAAAATTAGGAGGGTTTTAA
- a CDS encoding BsuPI-related putative proteinase inhibitor → MKRFIGCLSLLLVGCSTTSTDVTAQNTDVDTAKETKSVVKAKSISLGAGVSTMAETLLVGFLEAETYTDSTKAMSVKHTATNSQSYPVSLMFNSGMTADLGLYDPKGQQIWSSSQDMMYTQALRTVTLAPAQTIETRFSVPAAVMAKVSGPGYRFSVKFAGKAEESAMPVINAGSTPLVVN, encoded by the coding sequence ATGAAACGTTTTATAGGTTGCTTAAGTTTACTGTTAGTGGGCTGTAGTACAACAAGTACAGATGTCACTGCACAAAACACGGATGTCGATACTGCGAAAGAGACTAAAAGTGTCGTAAAAGCAAAATCAATTTCGCTTGGTGCTGGAGTATCAACAATGGCAGAAACCTTATTAGTCGGCTTTTTAGAAGCTGAAACCTATACAGACTCTACTAAAGCAATGTCGGTAAAACATACGGCAACTAACAGTCAGAGTTATCCTGTTAGCTTGATGTTTAATTCAGGGATGACCGCTGATTTAGGACTTTATGATCCTAAAGGTCAACAAATTTGGTCTTCTTCTCAGGATATGATGTATACCCAAGCATTGCGTACTGTTACGTTAGCACCAGCACAAACAATCGAAACTCGTTTTAGTGTCCCTGCTGCTGTGATGGCAAAAGTGTCAGGACCGGGATATCGATTCAGTGTCAAGTTTGCCGGTAAAGCTGAAGAAAGTGCAATGCCAGTGATAAATGCAGGTTCAACACCTTTGGTTGTTAACTAG